A genomic window from Rosettibacter firmus includes:
- a CDS encoding FlgD immunoglobulin-like domain containing protein, with translation MKLNKLFLMLTFLVLLGTTAFAQVTWYVNNFSGNDGRNGLSPTIPDPDDGVTGPKRTIAVAIAESNEGDIIVVANTGTDYGTVSGEPATIVVNKQLTFQSTGGNVNIASLLQINTSALAKKAIFNSGQFTLKGGLTLTQGTLDNPNGLVTVSGGTITVGAIATTTKVTGQLAFSGSVNWQYNANYTTGDEFPNTGGSINNLTTGAGVALTVKSGANITVNGTITTGGALNLGGNTWTVANASGTPTHTFGGDVTNGTLTFSMGGGNVALQPTNNTNVKLPHVIATTSTSTARTLDIKGQGTGVITIAGSLTVNQLASVTSSNNGVDVVGTSGYTGNALVLSGTGTVSLGTALTTIHGNVLLNTTNLSTNNAAQIDLSTVAAALTINGNVTNSAGIALSGAAVSNAGVIILPNQNLTINGNVTVNGSLSGSVATSPANTNFTNNGEIRFSNTTTTVTISGVVSNAATSTASGTTAGTTVQNNMRITFANTTGDVVASGGFSNSSSIGPVGATTGGNGVIVFTARTTGKIGTSTNRTGNVVNTSTSTEATNGVIDFRSASTGDFYGTNITQGSAGKGGDIIFGDHKIDITGNIVSNRTDTGADIVSNTVALTTVTITVGGYIQNTGKSDIVLNISDNDVVSVTGRVENTGTGQIQFTAGAASTGTITLGGLVVSSGTVSLTNHNAALTINGAVNISGGTVNLSSTAAQNLTITGNASFTGGTITTTNRNSILLNSASITIGGASSNPTFSGEPIVIGNPTPTQLVTVNIGSLNPVIAGNLQVNNTTGLAQAVKFTGGVLNINGTLSFTSGKVLISDVANLVVKGASFTNTGGYETTEQGRVTLAGSAAQTFGGAGNFGTIEFNNGSGISTTSPVTIKGNIYLTNGLVTHTGNLITIDNSTNYPTIVRNNGSFDVAPTFNSMVNVTYIGGDKSSGNEVPTAADKLNNLTVATTTGANGTNNVALKGVVTIGTATTVNGTITVNTDQTLLIDAVDLTMKGASIVLNGDIANEGAGKLVLAAATGTTITGSGYLPPIQIAANSTGNVINGPKALINQLVGADNERGGGDDFDPATTSANGNLSFGNGSAGLNLTLTGVAFDGTDLGSITTANANNSLVLGSDIQMSGNLNHVAGTIDLNGKTLTHLGTTPAITGGALTTNGDLVFGNGTSTGATTLTLNTSDVTIAANVNINLGAAGTAFTLAGGNNLIAAGNLTVTKGMLTLGQNLTVTGSNFTLTSNGSVAGAGVLRLNAANPPLTFSYTGTPSISNLRISNDVNLAGTGTGLTITTSFTHDGGVLNFGSRDLTFQSAFTRTAGSYTATTGYMIFDANAAWTIDQGDGFSIPNLRFTASTANNLTLSNAAGRGTVTVTNNLDMQLGAQTLTTNGKLAVADGATVNYTSGGLSAAPTYAGSIKLVALNVTSGNNIPANVWPSSPSTLVNTFVVNSAAAGNTVGLPGSRTVNQVLDLKRGTLALGANTLTLVSGTKIYRTENASVTKTTGGISFPADKNVTVVYQPTAASAGGDMVTGIELPSELSKLIITRSANVGNAVITVSTATTVNDSLLIRNDLTATAQVTAKGAVKIEKDNYTNATDPVVTFAATAPLVFGGASGQNLVLGGNQTIAYMKLDMPGTNPVLNVTGGNLTIPATGKLIFVNGILNMGNNTLVLGRPSAIPDGLGYDRTAVTGTNVGHVVGKVQRQANAGDGQTGTNGRFEFPVGTLDGQYRPLAITFTPSYPVGNPTSIVVSHVNSSPQGTVNLPLDGGNGVKVGNYAKFYWLISTTPTSLTATQNFDIELQANNIGYPYTSDAQLRIIRRQDGNAESNGWFLQGTAPNYSNYQVVSGTDTTVVVRTTSSQGGLVTQGSRFAIGVPTRAPVFTAPTAASFSVNEADSLEIQFTADPQDVGETVTYSLVSAPSFATLGANGLIKVKPGYADGRTQPYTITVRATDSGGQTADKTVSVTVVNVNRAPSFTASGAATRPTATVKNTEVFTFTYTAIDADGDALTYSIASVAPAPSGTYNISASTGTLTFTPAIADAGKVITFTIEAKDASNSTATTTTEVTVTHTLAKGDINGSGMPDATDASDILKHVVGSALITDPEKVYAADVNGDGEVGAYDAAWILYYVANGSWPTAKISAAMGTVEFDRASSEKGIISLPITLKKTSGVVSVYTEVQLTDAIEFKGVSTSLPEGWVAYSNFANGVLKIAMAGTTPLKDGNVAMINLALKDKEAQVNLSASAKLNDQSFGMMNVKVKEIPAEFSISQNYPNPFNPTTSIKYAIPQDARVTLVIYDMLGQVVKTLVDQEQEAGYYTVRWDGTNDFGSKVSSGIYIYRIIAGKYTSTMKMNLLK, from the coding sequence ATGAAGTTAAACAAATTATTTTTGATGCTAACGTTTTTAGTTCTACTTGGAACTACGGCGTTTGCACAAGTAACCTGGTACGTCAATAATTTTAGCGGTAACGACGGCCGTAATGGTTTATCTCCAACGATACCAGATCCTGATGACGGAGTAACAGGACCAAAGAGAACCATCGCTGTTGCTATCGCCGAATCAAATGAAGGTGATATAATCGTTGTGGCTAACACCGGAACGGATTATGGTACAGTAAGTGGTGAACCTGCTACTATAGTTGTAAATAAACAGCTAACATTTCAATCTACCGGTGGAAATGTTAATATTGCTTCTTTGTTGCAAATCAATACTTCAGCACTTGCTAAAAAAGCAATTTTTAACTCTGGACAATTTACACTTAAAGGTGGTTTAACATTAACACAGGGTACATTAGATAATCCGAATGGACTTGTAACCGTTAGTGGTGGTACTATAACAGTTGGTGCAATAGCAACAACTACAAAGGTTACTGGACAATTAGCTTTTAGTGGTAGTGTTAATTGGCAATATAACGCGAATTATACAACGGGAGATGAATTCCCTAATACAGGTGGAAGTATTAATAATTTGACTACAGGGGCTGGTGTTGCATTAACAGTAAAGAGTGGTGCAAATATTACGGTTAATGGTACTATTACTACAGGAGGTGCACTTAATTTAGGTGGAAATACATGGACAGTTGCAAATGCTTCTGGGACTCCGACACATACTTTTGGTGGTGATGTAACAAATGGTACACTAACATTTAGCATGGGTGGAGGTAATGTTGCTTTACAACCTACAAATAATACAAATGTAAAATTACCACATGTTATAGCTACAACTAGTACATCAACTGCACGTACATTGGATATTAAAGGTCAAGGAACAGGGGTTATAACAATTGCAGGCTCGCTAACTGTAAACCAGCTTGCAAGTGTTACTTCTTCGAATAATGGTGTTGATGTTGTTGGTACATCAGGCTATACAGGGAATGCTCTTGTATTGAGTGGTACTGGTACAGTGAGCTTAGGAACTGCTTTAACTACTATACATGGAAATGTTTTATTAAATACTACTAATCTGTCAACTAACAATGCTGCTCAAATTGATTTATCTACTGTAGCTGCAGCTTTAACTATAAATGGTAATGTTACAAATAGTGCGGGTATTGCATTAAGTGGTGCTGCAGTTAGTAACGCTGGTGTAATTATTTTGCCAAATCAAAATTTAACAATTAACGGTAATGTTACAGTAAATGGTTCATTAAGTGGGTCAGTAGCTACATCTCCTGCTAATACTAACTTTACAAATAACGGTGAAATAAGATTTTCTAACACTACAACAACTGTTACAATTTCAGGAGTTGTATCGAATGCAGCTACTTCTACTGCAAGTGGAACTACTGCTGGTACAACCGTACAAAATAATATGAGAATTACATTTGCAAATACTACAGGTGATGTTGTAGCTTCTGGTGGATTTTCAAATTCATCATCGATAGGTCCTGTTGGTGCTACAACAGGTGGAAATGGAGTGATTGTATTTACAGCAAGAACAACAGGAAAAATTGGTACATCTACTAATAGAACTGGTAATGTTGTAAATACATCAACTTCTACAGAAGCTACAAATGGTGTAATTGATTTTAGAAGTGCATCTACTGGAGATTTTTATGGTACTAATATTACTCAAGGTAGTGCAGGTAAAGGTGGTGATATTATTTTTGGTGATCACAAAATCGATATTACTGGAAATATAGTAAGTAATAGAACAGATACTGGTGCTGATATTGTAAGTAATACTGTAGCACTTACTACTGTTACAATTACAGTAGGCGGTTACATTCAGAATACAGGTAAAAGTGATATTGTTTTAAATATTTCAGATAATGATGTTGTAAGTGTAACTGGTAGAGTAGAAAACACTGGTACTGGTCAAATTCAGTTTACAGCAGGAGCAGCATCTACTGGTACTATTACCTTAGGTGGGTTGGTTGTGTCAAGCGGTACTGTTAGTTTAACCAATCATAATGCTGCTTTAACAATTAATGGTGCGGTGAATATTTCAGGAGGGACAGTTAATTTATCATCAACTGCGGCTCAAAATCTGACAATTACCGGTAATGCATCGTTTACTGGTGGTACAATAACAACAACAAATAGAAATTCGATTTTACTCAATAGTGCTTCCATTACAATTGGTGGGGCTAGTTCTAATCCTACATTTTCAGGTGAACCTATTGTAATTGGTAATCCAACTCCAACACAATTAGTTACTGTGAATATTGGGTCATTAAACCCTGTAATTGCAGGTAATTTGCAAGTTAATAATACAACTGGTCTTGCTCAAGCAGTTAAATTTACTGGTGGTGTACTGAATATAAACGGTACATTATCATTTACTTCTGGTAAAGTATTGATTTCAGATGTAGCTAATTTGGTAGTAAAAGGAGCAAGCTTTACAAATACAGGTGGTTATGAAACTACTGAACAGGGTAGAGTGACACTTGCAGGCTCCGCTGCTCAGACCTTTGGTGGAGCTGGTAATTTTGGTACTATTGAGTTTAATAATGGTTCTGGTATTAGCACAACAAGCCCTGTTACAATAAAAGGGAACATTTACTTAACTAATGGGTTAGTTACACATACTGGTAATTTAATTACTATTGATAATTCAACAAATTATCCTACTATAGTTAGAAATAATGGCTCTTTCGACGTAGCTCCTACATTTAATTCGATGGTTAATGTTACATATATAGGTGGCGATAAATCATCTGGTAATGAAGTACCAACAGCTGCAGATAAATTAAATAATTTAACAGTTGCTACAACTACAGGTGCTAATGGTACAAACAATGTTGCATTAAAAGGTGTTGTTACTATTGGCACAGCAACAACTGTAAATGGTACTATTACTGTAAATACAGATCAAACTTTATTGATTGATGCAGTTGATCTTACAATGAAAGGTGCTTCTATAGTATTGAATGGTGATATTGCTAATGAAGGTGCTGGTAAGTTAGTATTAGCAGCTGCTACAGGTACAACAATTACAGGTTCTGGTTATCTACCACCAATTCAGATTGCTGCTAATTCAACAGGTAATGTAATTAATGGTCCTAAAGCTTTAATAAATCAATTAGTTGGTGCAGATAATGAACGTGGTGGTGGTGATGATTTTGATCCAGCAACAACTTCTGCAAATGGTAACTTAAGCTTTGGAAATGGTTCAGCAGGGCTAAATTTAACATTAACTGGTGTTGCATTTGATGGAACAGATTTAGGAAGTATAACAACAGCAAATGCTAATAATTCATTAGTACTTGGTTCTGATATTCAAATGTCGGGTAATTTAAACCATGTAGCAGGTACCATAGATTTGAATGGAAAAACATTAACACACTTAGGAACAACCCCGGCTATTACAGGTGGTGCGTTAACAACTAATGGTGATTTAGTATTTGGTAATGGTACTTCTACAGGTGCAACGACATTAACCTTAAATACTTCAGATGTAACAATTGCAGCTAATGTTAATATTAATTTAGGTGCAGCAGGAACAGCATTTACTCTTGCTGGTGGCAATAATTTAATAGCTGCAGGTAATTTAACAGTTACAAAAGGAATGCTTACATTAGGACAAAATTTAACTGTTACAGGTTCGAATTTTACATTAACATCAAATGGTTCAGTTGCTGGTGCTGGTGTACTTAGATTAAATGCAGCTAATCCTCCATTGACATTTAGTTATACAGGTACGCCAAGTATAAGTAATTTAAGAATCAGTAATGATGTTAATTTAGCTGGTACAGGTACGGGATTAACCATTACAACTTCATTCACGCACGATGGTGGTGTACTGAATTTTGGTAGTAGAGATTTAACATTCCAGTCAGCATTTACAAGAACAGCTGGTTCTTATACTGCAACAACTGGTTATATGATTTTTGATGCAAATGCTGCGTGGACAATAGACCAAGGTGATGGTTTTTCAATACCAAATTTAAGATTTACAGCAAGCACAGCTAATAATCTAACGTTAAGTAATGCAGCAGGAAGAGGTACTGTTACAGTTACCAATAATTTAGATATGCAATTAGGTGCACAAACTTTAACTACCAATGGTAAGTTAGCAGTTGCAGATGGTGCAACAGTTAATTATACAAGTGGTGGTTTAAGTGCAGCACCTACATATGCTGGTTCAATTAAATTGGTTGCTCTTAATGTAACGAGTGGTAATAATATACCAGCAAATGTTTGGCCAAGTTCACCATCTACATTGGTTAATACATTCGTTGTAAATAGTGCAGCGGCTGGTAATACAGTTGGTTTGCCCGGTAGCAGAACCGTTAATCAAGTATTAGATTTGAAACGGGGTACACTTGCTCTTGGCGCAAATACATTAACATTAGTAAGTGGAACAAAAATTTATAGAACAGAGAATGCATCTGTAACAAAAACGACTGGTGGAATTTCATTCCCTGCAGATAAAAATGTAACGGTAGTTTATCAACCTACTGCTGCATCTGCTGGTGGTGATATGGTTACAGGTATAGAATTACCAAGCGAATTAAGTAAGTTAATTATCACAAGAAGTGCTAATGTTGGAAATGCTGTTATTACAGTAAGTACAGCTACTACAGTAAATGATTCATTATTAATAAGAAACGATTTAACAGCAACTGCACAGGTTACAGCAAAAGGTGCAGTTAAAATAGAAAAAGATAATTATACAAATGCAACAGATCCTGTGGTTACATTTGCAGCTACAGCTCCTTTAGTATTTGGTGGTGCAAGTGGCCAGAATTTAGTATTAGGTGGTAATCAAACAATAGCATACATGAAACTTGATATGCCAGGAACAAATCCAGTATTGAATGTTACTGGAGGAAACTTAACAATACCAGCAACAGGTAAACTCATATTTGTTAATGGTATACTTAATATGGGTAATAATACTTTAGTATTAGGAAGACCAAGTGCTATACCAGATGGATTGGGTTATGATAGAACAGCTGTTACTGGTACAAATGTAGGACATGTAGTTGGTAAAGTACAAAGGCAGGCTAATGCTGGTGATGGTCAGACTGGCACTAATGGACGTTTTGAATTCCCTGTAGGTACATTAGATGGACAATATAGACCATTAGCAATTACCTTTACACCATCATATCCAGTAGGTAACCCAACAAGTATAGTTGTTTCCCACGTTAATAGTTCACCACAGGGAACAGTTAATTTACCACTGGATGGTGGAAATGGTGTTAAAGTTGGTAATTATGCAAAATTCTACTGGTTAATATCTACAACACCAACAAGCTTAACAGCTACACAGAACTTTGATATTGAATTACAGGCAAATAATATTGGTTATCCATATACAAGTGATGCTCAATTAAGAATAATTAGAAGACAGGATGGAAATGCTGAAAGCAATGGATGGTTCTTGCAAGGTACAGCTCCAAATTATTCTAACTATCAAGTTGTATCTGGTACAGACACAACAGTAGTAGTAAGAACAACATCATCTCAGGGTGGACTTGTAACACAAGGTAGCCGTTTTGCAATTGGTGTACCAACAAGAGCTCCAGTGTTTACAGCTCCAACAGCAGCTTCATTTTCAGTTAACGAAGCAGATTCATTAGAAATTCAATTTACTGCTGATCCTCAGGATGTTGGTGAAACAGTAACATATAGTTTAGTTTCAGCTCCATCATTTGCTACACTTGGTGCTAATGGTTTAATAAAGGTTAAACCAGGATACGCAGACGGTAGAACACAACCTTATACAATTACAGTTAGAGCTACAGATTCTGGTGGTCAAACAGCAGATAAGACTGTAAGTGTAACTGTAGTTAATGTAAATAGAGCTCCAAGCTTTACTGCAAGTGGTGCTGCAACAAGACCAACTGCTACTGTAAAGAATACAGAAGTATTTACATTCACATATACTGCAATTGATGCAGATGGTGATGCATTAACATATTCAATTGCAAGTGTAGCTCCAGCTCCATCAGGTACATATAATATATCAGCTTCAACTGGTACATTAACATTTACTCCTGCTATTGCTGATGCTGGTAAAGTGATTACATTTACAATCGAAGCTAAAGATGCTTCTAATAGCACAGCAACAACAACAACAGAAGTTACTGTAACTCATACATTAGCTAAAGGTGACATAAATGGTAGCGGAATGCCTGATGCAACAGATGCTTCTGATATATTGAAACATGTTGTTGGATCAGCATTAATTACAGATCCAGAAAAAGTTTATGCTGCTGATGTTAATGGTGATGGTGAAGTTGGTGCTTATGATGCTGCTTGGATTCTCTACTATGTAGCTAATGGTAGCTGGCCAACAGCTAAGATTAGTGCAGCTATGGGTACTGTTGAATTTGATAGAGCTTCAAGTGAAAAAGGTATAATTTCATTGCCAATAACATTAAAGAAAACGAGTGGTGTAGTTTCAGTTTATACAGAAGTTCAATTGACTGATGCTATTGAATTCAAAGGTGTTTCTACTTCGTTACCAGAAGGATGGGTTGCTTACTCCAACTTTGCTAACGGCGTTCTTAAGATAGCAATGGCTGGTACAACTCCATTGAAAGATGGTAACGTTGCAATGATTAACTTAGCATTAAAAGATAAAGAAGCTCAGGTTAACTTATCAGCAAGCGCTAAGTTGAATGATCAATCATTCGGTATGATGAATGTAAAAGTAAAAGAAATACCTGCTGAGTTCTCAATCAGTCAGAACTATCCAAACCCATTTAACCCAACAACCAGCATTAAATATGCAATTCCACAGGATGCAAGAGTAACTCTTGTTATCTATGATATGTTAGGTCAGGTTGTTAAGACATTAGTTGATCAAGAACAGGAAGCTGGTTACTACACAGTTAGATGGGATGGAACAAATGACTTTGGTAGCAAAGTATCTTCCGGTATCTATATCTATAGAATAATTGCTGGTAAGTATACTTCTACCATGAAGATGAATTTATTGAAGTAA
- a CDS encoding GxxExxY protein, with translation MLTENEIGKILIDCALIVHKELGPGLLESTYEACLKYELIKSGLYVESQKELPVIYRDVKLDIGYRLDLLINNKVVVEIKSVEALNEVHMAQLITYLKLSGCKLGYLINFNVKLLKNGIKRVVHNL, from the coding sequence ATGTTAACAGAAAATGAAATAGGGAAAATATTGATTGATTGTGCGCTAATTGTGCACAAGGAACTCGGACCTGGACTTTTAGAATCGACTTATGAAGCATGTTTGAAGTATGAGTTGATTAAATCAGGTTTATACGTTGAATCGCAAAAAGAATTACCTGTTATTTACAGAGATGTAAAACTTGATATTGGCTATCGTCTTGATTTGCTGATTAATAATAAAGTAGTAGTGGAAATAAAATCTGTAGAAGCATTAAATGAAGTCCATATGGCTCAATTAATAACTTATTTGAAACTATCAGGATGTAAATTAGGATACTTGATAAATTTCAATGTTAAGTTGCTTAAGAATGGAATTAAACGAGTTGTCCATAATTTATAA